One Rosa chinensis cultivar Old Blush chromosome 3, RchiOBHm-V2, whole genome shotgun sequence DNA window includes the following coding sequences:
- the LOC121052290 gene encoding uncharacterized protein LOC121052290: protein MGDEQSNPNGNCHEPVKKARDIIKNKLGTPGVINPKLKRVQLRMDNEECIPDENCDPPLDPEPVKKTRGITVGLKAHAIVSATKKRIPIKMDADQKLPETVEANAMFVNEIGSFTRKLAPLKFKWWRQVPKDAKNDIKEALTTNFEFDWTDPELRIFVGKKMAKAFGSWRSKLHGHFKKYAHDLEYARAHPPGEKLFGERSIDEWEWLCDELFIDETYLKRSQVNAANRNQKEYNHCGGSRPYQKHMEAALKKGKNVSFVEN from the exons ATGGGTGATGAGCAATCCAATCCAAATGGGAACTGTCATGAACCTGTGAAGAAGGCGCGTGACATTATAAAGAATAAGTTGGGAACTCCTGGTGTGATCAATCCAAAACTGAAGAGAGTTCAACTCCGAATGGATAATGAAGAGTGTATTCCAGATGAGAATTGTGACCCTCCTTTAGATCCAGAACCTGTGAAGAAGACCCGTGGCATTACAGTAGGGTTGAAAGCTCATGCTATTGTTAGTGCAACCAAAAAGAGAATTCCAATCAAGATGGACGCGGATCAAAAGCTCCCTGAGACCGTTGAAGCCAATGCTATGTTTGTTAACGAGATTGGGTCATTCACACGCAAATTAGCTCCACTCAAATTCAAATGGTGGAGACAAGTACCAAAGGATGCCAAGAATGACATCAAAGAGGCTCTGACA ACTAATTTCGAGTTTGATTGGACTGACCCAGAGCTGAGGATATTTGTGGGGAAAAAGATGGCCAAGGCATTTGGATCTTGGAGATCCAAGTTGCATGGACATTTTAAAAAGTATGCTCATGATTTAGAATATGCTCGAGCACACCCACCCGGAGAAAAGCTCTTTGGTGAAAGATCAATAGATGAATGGGAGTGGCTTTGTGACGAGCTGTTCATAGATGAAACCTATCTG AAACGAAGTCAAGTTAATGCTGCAAATCGAAATCAGAAAGAGTATAATCACTGTGGAGGTTCGCGGCCTTACCAAAAACATATGGAAGCTGCACTTAAG AAAGGTAAAAATGTGTCTTTTGTTGAGAATTAG